A stretch of the Mesorhizobium huakuii genome encodes the following:
- a CDS encoding GNAT family N-acetyltransferase — MITFRKAQASDLPAIVAMLADDPLGAAREDASLPLAQGYVDAFDAIDADPNQLLAVAVDGGEVIGTLQITFLAGLSRKGAWRGQIEAVRVAGHRRSGGIGRLMFQWAIDQCRARGCSLVQLTTDKGRADAHRFYDSLGFTGSHLGYKKAL, encoded by the coding sequence ATGATCACCTTCCGCAAGGCGCAAGCCTCCGACCTGCCGGCCATCGTCGCGATGCTCGCCGACGATCCGCTGGGTGCTGCCCGCGAGGATGCCTCCTTGCCGCTGGCGCAGGGCTATGTCGATGCCTTCGACGCCATCGATGCCGATCCCAACCAGCTGCTGGCGGTGGCCGTGGATGGCGGCGAGGTGATCGGTACGTTGCAGATCACCTTCCTCGCCGGGCTGTCGCGCAAGGGCGCCTGGCGCGGGCAGATCGAGGCGGTGCGGGTCGCCGGCCATCGGCGCTCGGGCGGCATCGGCCGGCTGATGTTCCAATGGGCGATCGATCAGTGCCGGGCGCGCGGCTGCAGTCTCGTCCAGCTTACCACCGACAAGGGGCGGGCGGACGCGCACCGCTTCTATGACAGCCTCGGCTTCACCGGCAGCCATCTTGGCTACAAGAAAGCACTGTAG
- a CDS encoding acid phosphatase — protein MTRLLTSLFLASTALVSVVTAANAAPPGYDKIDTVVVIYAENRSFDNLYGGFPGANGLANVSADQARQLDRDGKPLAELPPAWGGLTAKGVTPVVTEAQSAHLANASFAIDDASGFNEKTSVITRDLWHRFYQEQMQIDGGKNDKFAAWADSGGLVMGHYDGSGLPMWAVAKKYVLADNFFQGAFGGSFLNHIMLACACAPVYPHADTSPVKAQIAVVEADGKTLKVADNSPASALGGAPKFVNDGAITPDFHAVNTMQPPYQPSANKPVEGGDKALADPTQPTTLPPQHDITIGDLMSLKGIDWAWYAGAWQAALDGKNATPVPNFQFHHQPFNYFAAYAPGTAARTEHLRDGGLDGAEFIKAIDDGKLPSVSFYKPQGNLNEHSGYADVTSGDQHLADLVAHLEKSPQWSHMLVVVTYDENGGYWDHVAPPKADRWGPGNRIPTFIISPYAKMGTVDHTQYDTTSILRFITARYDLPVLSGIVARDKALAANGEPPMGDLSAALDLSR, from the coding sequence ATGACGCGGCTTCTCACTTCGCTTTTCCTGGCCAGCACGGCCTTGGTATCGGTCGTCACCGCTGCCAACGCCGCCCCTCCCGGCTACGACAAGATCGACACCGTCGTCGTCATCTATGCCGAGAACCGCAGCTTCGACAATCTCTATGGCGGCTTCCCCGGCGCCAATGGGCTGGCCAACGTCTCGGCCGATCAGGCGCGCCAACTCGACCGCGACGGCAAGCCGCTTGCCGAACTGCCGCCGGCCTGGGGCGGGCTGACCGCCAAGGGGGTGACGCCCGTGGTGACCGAGGCACAGTCGGCGCATCTTGCCAATGCCAGCTTCGCCATCGACGACGCCAGCGGCTTCAACGAGAAGACCTCCGTCATCACGCGCGACCTCTGGCATCGCTTCTACCAGGAGCAGATGCAGATCGATGGCGGGAAAAATGACAAGTTTGCCGCCTGGGCCGATTCCGGCGGCCTGGTGATGGGCCATTATGACGGCTCCGGCTTGCCGATGTGGGCGGTGGCGAAGAAGTACGTTCTCGCCGATAATTTCTTCCAAGGTGCCTTTGGCGGCTCCTTCCTCAATCACATCATGCTCGCCTGCGCCTGCGCGCCGGTCTATCCGCATGCCGACACCAGCCCCGTGAAGGCGCAGATCGCCGTCGTCGAGGCCGATGGCAAGACGCTGAAAGTCGCCGACAATTCGCCGGCCTCGGCACTTGGCGGTGCGCCGAAATTCGTCAATGACGGCGCCATCACGCCCGACTTCCACGCCGTCAACACCATGCAGCCGCCGTACCAGCCGAGCGCCAACAAGCCGGTCGAGGGCGGCGACAAGGCGCTGGCCGATCCGACGCAGCCGACGACGCTGCCGCCGCAGCACGACATCACCATCGGCGACCTCATGTCGCTGAAGGGGATCGACTGGGCCTGGTATGCCGGCGCCTGGCAGGCCGCGCTCGACGGCAAGAACGCGACACCGGTGCCGAACTTCCAGTTCCACCACCAGCCGTTCAACTATTTCGCGGCCTATGCGCCGGGCACTGCCGCGCGGACCGAGCACCTCAGGGATGGCGGACTGGACGGCGCCGAATTCATCAAGGCGATCGACGACGGCAAACTGCCTTCTGTCAGCTTCTACAAGCCGCAAGGCAATCTCAACGAGCACTCAGGCTATGCCGACGTGACATCGGGCGACCAGCATCTGGCCGACCTCGTCGCACATCTGGAGAAGAGCCCGCAATGGAGCCACATGCTGGTGGTCGTCACCTATGACGAGAATGGCGGCTACTGGGACCACGTCGCGCCGCCCAAGGCCGACCGCTGGGGTCCGGGCAACCGCATCCCGACCTTCATCATCTCGCCCTATGCGAAAATGGGTACGGTCGACCACACCCAATATGACACGACCTCGATCCTGCGCTTCATCACCGCGCGCTACGACCTTCCGGTACTCTCGGGCATAGTCGCCCGCGACAAGGCGCTGGCCGCCAATGGCGAGCCGCCGATGGGGGATCTGAGTGCGGCGCTTGATCTGAGCCGGTAG
- a CDS encoding PLP-dependent aminotransferase family protein yields the protein MDKNQTNMPDWSALIPVLPGDGPRSRELYAALRRLIETGALPAGAKFPTTRDLARRFGLSRSAAVACFEMLISEGFATAKVGAGTFVAPNVPHLPVTLMKPRPPEIDVATSLPCGLGVAVSDPRTLDVFRILLSRHLARPAPEHFRYGDPRGGLPLRTAIATYLRTARGVRCDAGQIVLTSGTQQGLDLLARAALRPSDAVWIENPCYLMAHAVLAGSGARIIGVPVDAEGLDPEIGESLCPNARAAYVTPSHQYPLGVTMTMRRRLALLDWARRNEAWIIEDDYDSEFRYAGPPLTSLQGMDGANRVAYLGTFSKVLFPGLRIGYVVVPEPLLDAVMAVRARSDRYPSTLAEGALTDLLNEGHFAAHLRRVRRRVQAARDVLVAGLEAHCGDRLDVTVPEQGLHLMAMLKGGGLDTAIVEAAKAVGVGARALSAMFVEGAPKHGLVLGFSGFSDAELMGATVRLGGCFGIE from the coding sequence ATGGATAAAAATCAGACCAATATGCCGGATTGGTCGGCGCTGATCCCGGTTCTGCCGGGCGACGGCCCGCGCAGCCGCGAGCTTTATGCGGCACTGCGGCGGCTGATCGAGACCGGCGCGCTGCCCGCCGGCGCCAAATTTCCGACCACCCGCGATCTTGCCCGGCGTTTCGGCCTGTCGCGCTCGGCTGCGGTCGCCTGTTTCGAAATGCTGATCTCGGAAGGCTTTGCAACAGCCAAGGTCGGCGCCGGCACCTTCGTCGCGCCCAATGTGCCGCATCTGCCGGTGACGCTGATGAAGCCGCGCCCGCCGGAGATCGATGTTGCCACGTCGCTGCCTTGCGGTCTCGGCGTCGCGGTGTCCGACCCGCGCACGCTTGATGTGTTCCGCATCCTTCTGTCGCGCCACCTCGCCCGCCCCGCGCCTGAGCATTTCCGCTATGGCGATCCGCGCGGCGGCCTGCCGCTGCGCACCGCGATTGCCACGTATCTCAGGACAGCCCGCGGCGTACGCTGCGACGCCGGCCAGATCGTGCTGACTTCGGGGACACAGCAAGGGCTCGATCTGCTGGCACGCGCGGCGCTGCGTCCCAGCGACGCCGTGTGGATCGAAAACCCTTGTTACCTCATGGCGCACGCCGTGCTGGCCGGCAGCGGCGCCAGGATCATTGGCGTACCGGTCGATGCCGAAGGGCTCGATCCCGAAATCGGCGAAAGCCTTTGCCCGAACGCACGCGCGGCCTATGTCACGCCCTCGCACCAATATCCGCTCGGCGTGACGATGACGATGCGCCGTCGCCTTGCCCTGCTCGACTGGGCGCGGCGAAACGAGGCCTGGATCATCGAGGACGATTACGACAGCGAGTTCCGCTATGCCGGCCCGCCGCTGACCTCGCTGCAAGGCATGGATGGCGCGAACCGCGTCGCCTATCTCGGCACCTTCTCCAAAGTGCTCTTCCCCGGCCTGCGCATCGGCTATGTCGTGGTGCCGGAGCCGCTGCTCGATGCCGTGATGGCGGTCCGCGCACGCTCCGACCGCTACCCCTCGACACTGGCCGAAGGCGCCCTGACCGATCTCTTGAACGAAGGCCATTTCGCCGCCCATCTCAGACGCGTGCGACGTCGTGTGCAAGCCGCGCGCGACGTGCTGGTGGCCGGCCTCGAAGCGCATTGCGGCGATAGGCTCGACGTGACGGTCCCCGAACAGGGGCTGCATCTGATGGCCATGCTGAAGGGCGGCGGGCTGGACACGGCAATTGTCGAAGCGGCAAAAGCGGTGGGCGTCGGCGCCCGGGCCTTGTCCGCCATGTTTGTCGAGGGGGCGCCGAAGCATGGGCTGGTGCTGGGCTTTTCCGGGTTTTCGGATGCGGAATTGATGGGGGCGACGGTTCGGCTGGGCGGGTGCTTCGGCATTGAGTGA
- a CDS encoding NADAR family protein: MIYDRSALEDAFRAKSRLKFLFFWGHQPSKDGSITASCFSQWWQAPFTMAGRSYPTAEHWMMAEKARLFGDDETAAQILQAGSPKQAKQFGRQVRGFDEARWDAEKRRIVGEGSFEKFRQNAALRTYLLSTGEQVLVEASPMDRVWGIGLAADDKKAANPLLWRGDNLLGFALMQARDRLR, from the coding sequence ATGATTTACGATCGTTCCGCACTCGAAGACGCCTTCCGGGCAAAATCCCGGCTCAAGTTCCTGTTCTTCTGGGGACATCAGCCCTCCAAGGACGGCAGCATCACCGCGTCCTGTTTCAGCCAGTGGTGGCAGGCGCCCTTTACAATGGCGGGGCGGAGCTATCCAACAGCGGAACATTGGATGATGGCCGAGAAGGCGCGGCTGTTCGGCGATGACGAGACGGCCGCGCAGATCCTGCAGGCGGGAAGCCCGAAGCAGGCAAAGCAGTTCGGCCGGCAGGTGCGCGGTTTCGACGAAGCCAGATGGGACGCCGAAAAGCGGCGCATCGTAGGCGAGGGGAGTTTCGAGAAATTCCGGCAGAACGCCGCCCTGCGCACATATCTGCTGTCGACCGGTGAGCAGGTTCTGGTCGAGGCGAGCCCGATGGACCGTGTGTGGGGCATCGGGCTGGCCGCCGACGACAAGAAAGCCGCGAACCCGCTTTTGTGGCGGGGCGACAACCTGCTGGGGTTTGCGCTGATGCAGGCACGCGACCGATTGCGTTGA
- a CDS encoding C39 family peptidase — MSPLPEAVPFFSQWETPDMTLAVLADGAEAALRRDPLWQGSGAESLDEYAVWAANVCGMACLKMILATRGEIVPTIQLARRCTGYGGYVVNEGSIKGLIYAPFVTFVQAEFGLEAQVMTNVATSDIPAILGRSRFFMASVSSSIRWPEREPPSKGGHLVLVTAASDEGFRFHNPSGHTRATQANAVLAPADFDRFFANRGIAVTI; from the coding sequence ATGAGCCCGTTGCCTGAAGCCGTGCCGTTTTTCAGCCAGTGGGAAACGCCCGACATGACGCTGGCCGTGCTCGCCGATGGCGCCGAGGCCGCGCTCAGGCGCGATCCGTTGTGGCAGGGTTCAGGCGCGGAGAGCCTCGACGAATATGCGGTCTGGGCCGCCAACGTCTGCGGCATGGCGTGCCTGAAAATGATCCTGGCGACGCGCGGCGAGATCGTGCCGACGATCCAACTGGCGAGACGCTGTACGGGATATGGCGGCTATGTCGTCAATGAAGGCTCGATCAAGGGGCTGATCTACGCGCCCTTCGTCACCTTCGTGCAGGCGGAATTCGGCCTGGAAGCGCAGGTGATGACCAATGTCGCGACATCGGACATCCCGGCGATCCTTGGCCGATCGCGCTTCTTCATGGCTTCGGTCAGCAGTTCGATCCGCTGGCCAGAGCGCGAACCGCCGTCGAAGGGTGGCCATCTGGTGCTGGTCACCGCGGCGTCGGATGAGGGTTTTCGCTTTCACAACCCGTCCGGCCATACCCGCGCCACACAGGCCAACGCAGTGTTGGCGCCAGCCGATTTCGATCGTTTCTTTGCCAATCGCGGCATTGCCGTCACCATTTGA
- a CDS encoding pyridoxamine 5'-phosphate oxidase family protein, whose translation MVARQQLRMQAVNDVAASFPTTSRNRVKRLHERGSYDHEAVFAVLDAGLLCHVAYTFDGQPYCTPTIHWREGDMLYWHGSSASRILRQLRGGTPACLTVSHLDGLVLARTGFNHSANYRSAMCFGTARIIDEPEDKMKALAGVVDRFYPGRSETLRPISAQEAKATTVIGMRIEEASAKVRAKGVADDEEDYGHPVWAGVIPVRTVIGAAEPCPRILPGIERPGNLDGYAEGERLDAALMQAQRVYEGEV comes from the coding sequence ATGGTTGCCAGACAACAATTGAGGATGCAAGCCGTGAACGACGTCGCCGCCAGCTTTCCGACCACCAGCCGCAACCGGGTCAAGCGCCTGCATGAGCGCGGCAGCTATGACCACGAGGCCGTCTTCGCGGTGCTGGATGCCGGGCTGCTGTGCCACGTCGCCTACACGTTCGACGGCCAGCCCTATTGCACGCCGACCATCCATTGGCGCGAGGGCGACATGCTCTACTGGCACGGCTCGTCGGCCAGCCGCATCCTGCGCCAGCTGCGCGGCGGCACGCCGGCCTGTCTCACCGTGTCGCATCTCGATGGGCTGGTGCTGGCGCGCACCGGCTTCAACCATTCCGCCAACTACCGCTCGGCAATGTGTTTTGGCACCGCGCGGATTATCGACGAGCCGGAAGACAAGATGAAGGCGCTGGCCGGCGTCGTCGACCGCTTCTACCCCGGCCGCAGCGAAACCTTGCGGCCGATCTCGGCGCAGGAAGCCAAGGCGACGACGGTGATCGGCATGCGCATCGAAGAGGCATCGGCCAAGGTGCGCGCCAAGGGCGTCGCCGACGATGAGGAAGATTATGGCCACCCGGTGTGGGCCGGAGTCATCCCAGTGCGGACAGTGATTGGCGCGGCCGAGCCGTGTCCAAGGATCTTGCCCGGCATCGAGCGGCCGGGGAATTTGGATGGTTATGCAGAGGGCGAGAGGCTGGATGCGGCGTTGATGCAGGCGCAGAGGGTGTATGAGGGCGAAGTTTAG
- a CDS encoding Lrp/AsnC family transcriptional regulator, giving the protein MKTSDERTPLDPTDIAIIEAMQENGRIGISELGRRVGLSQPATSERVKRLEERGIIAGYTAVIDPAALGLGMMAIIRVRTTHEHIRPCLKQFAEMPEISEVHRLTGEDCFILKVVVPSPAHLETIVDAVARHGAVTTALVLRSETPKPIGRDLIRRSGG; this is encoded by the coding sequence ATGAAGACCAGCGATGAGCGCACGCCGCTCGACCCGACCGACATAGCCATCATCGAGGCCATGCAGGAGAACGGCCGCATCGGCATATCCGAGCTTGGCCGGCGGGTCGGCCTGTCGCAGCCGGCCACCTCCGAGCGGGTCAAGCGGCTGGAGGAGCGCGGCATCATTGCCGGCTACACCGCGGTGATCGATCCCGCAGCCCTTGGCCTCGGCATGATGGCGATCATCCGCGTGCGCACCACGCATGAGCACATCCGCCCCTGCCTGAAGCAGTTCGCCGAAATGCCCGAGATTTCCGAGGTGCACCGGCTGACCGGCGAGGACTGCTTCATCCTGAAAGTGGTCGTGCCCTCGCCCGCCCACCTTGAAACCATCGTCGACGCCGTGGCGCGCCATGGCGCGGTCACCACGGCGCTGGTGCTGCGCAGCGAGACGCCGAAGCCGATCGGCCGCGACCTGATCCGCAGATCAGGCGGTTAG
- a CDS encoding RBBP9/YdeN family alpha/beta hydrolase, protein MTHFIILPGSGGSGPAHWQSRWESANPAMRRFQPSSWDLPDFTDWLAALEAAVIAAPEPPVLVAHSLSCLLIAHWQKISQRPVKAALLVAVPDPASAVFPGYGMAFAGIPEGRLRFASLVVTSTDDPYGSAEYAQARATQWGSRLVVIGPFGHINADSGQGDWPEGLALLEGLASEA, encoded by the coding sequence ATGACGCATTTCATCATCCTGCCGGGGAGCGGCGGTTCTGGTCCGGCGCATTGGCAATCGCGCTGGGAAAGCGCCAATCCGGCGATGCGGCGCTTCCAGCCGTCAAGCTGGGACCTGCCCGATTTCACCGACTGGCTGGCGGCGCTGGAGGCTGCCGTGATCGCGGCGCCGGAGCCGCCGGTGCTGGTCGCGCACAGCCTGTCCTGCCTGCTGATCGCGCACTGGCAGAAGATTTCGCAAAGGCCGGTCAAGGCGGCTTTGCTGGTCGCCGTTCCCGATCCGGCGTCGGCGGTCTTTCCCGGATATGGCATGGCTTTCGCCGGAATTCCCGAGGGTCGGTTGCGCTTTGCCTCGCTGGTGGTGACCAGCACCGACGACCCCTATGGCTCGGCGGAGTATGCGCAGGCGCGGGCGACGCAATGGGGCAGCCGCCTGGTCGTCATCGGGCCGTTCGGCCACATCAATGCCGATAGCGGCCAGGGCGATTGGCCGGAAGGTCTTGCGCTACTCGAGGGTCTGGCGTCCGAGGCCTGA
- a CDS encoding protein-L-isoaspartate O-methyltransferase family protein encodes MKDRQMRIEVRGKRLRMDRRQVLLGIAGTLLARPAMANVPEPYDPDAMPPMDSRAGFIDWMKKNRGEDAGFLGQRWDRFQALLAHKDVWDQRDKRAYLMTPREEFVTKANLGRAYEWHYLDIGYGVTITGPHSVARMTNSLEIKPGDKVLEIGTGSGYQSAYLSNLTDKVFSIEIIKPLAARTRALYDALIARGYSEYKAIATRNADGYYGWQEEAPFDKIIVTCGIDHIPPPLLQQLKPNGMMVIPVGPPGAQHVLKVTKHQEADGTFQVTRADIYNGGTLSFVPFTKLEGEAIKGTHNGP; translated from the coding sequence ATGAAGGATCGACAGATGCGCATCGAGGTCAGGGGCAAGCGCTTGCGCATGGACCGCCGGCAAGTCCTGCTCGGCATCGCTGGCACGCTGCTGGCCAGGCCCGCCATGGCCAATGTGCCTGAACCCTATGATCCCGACGCCATGCCGCCGATGGACAGCCGCGCCGGCTTCATCGACTGGATGAAGAAGAACCGGGGCGAGGATGCCGGCTTCCTCGGCCAGCGCTGGGACCGCTTCCAGGCCCTGCTCGCCCACAAGGATGTCTGGGACCAGCGCGACAAGCGCGCCTATCTGATGACGCCGCGCGAGGAGTTCGTCACCAAGGCCAATCTCGGCCGCGCCTATGAATGGCACTATCTCGATATCGGCTATGGCGTGACGATCACCGGTCCGCACAGCGTCGCGCGCATGACCAATTCGCTGGAGATAAAACCCGGCGACAAGGTGCTGGAGATCGGCACCGGCTCGGGCTACCAGTCGGCCTATCTGTCGAACCTCACCGACAAGGTGTTCTCGATCGAGATCATCAAGCCGCTGGCGGCAAGGACGCGCGCGCTCTACGACGCGCTGATCGCCAGGGGCTATTCCGAGTACAAGGCGATCGCCACCCGCAACGCCGACGGCTATTATGGCTGGCAGGAGGAGGCGCCGTTCGACAAGATCATCGTCACCTGCGGCATCGACCACATCCCGCCGCCGCTGCTGCAGCAGCTGAAGCCGAACGGCATGATGGTCATCCCGGTCGGCCCGCCCGGCGCCCAGCATGTGCTGAAAGTCACCAAGCATCAGGAAGCGGACGGAACGTTCCAGGTCACGCGCGCCGACATCTACAATGGCGGCACGCTGTCCTTCGTGCCCTTCACCAAGCTCGAAGGCGAAGCCATCAAGGGCACGCACAACGGCCCCTGA
- a CDS encoding PLP-dependent aminotransferase family protein, translating to MKASEIRELLKLLDQPDIISFAGGIPDPALFPADAIRDAYAEVLGGAEAGAALQYQVSEGYLPLRRWIAGQMGKLGVACDEANIFITSGSQQALDYLGKLFLSPNDTALVTWPTYLGALQAFNAYEPRYDRLRPEGGNMTPDAYRAAAAANGGKVKFAYLVPDFANPTGNTLGKQQREAVLDLAGELDIAVIEDAAYRALRYDGEGVPPILALDCARSGGIDKARTLYCGSFSKILSPGMRVGWVCAPRHVVEKLVLMKQASDLHSPSINQLVMHRVAESVFDGQVDKLIGAYRERRDGLLGALEANMPEGVTWSRPEGGMFVWATLPEGADATELLARSVKEARVAFVPGNAFYADGTGRNTLRLSFTLADRRAVSEGIPRLAALLKG from the coding sequence ATGAAAGCCTCCGAAATCCGCGAGCTTTTGAAGCTGCTCGACCAGCCGGACATCATCTCGTTTGCCGGCGGTATCCCCGATCCGGCGCTGTTTCCGGCCGATGCGATCCGCGATGCCTATGCCGAGGTGCTGGGCGGCGCGGAGGCGGGAGCTGCCCTGCAGTACCAGGTGTCGGAAGGCTATCTGCCGCTGCGCCGTTGGATCGCCGGGCAGATGGGCAAGCTCGGCGTCGCCTGCGACGAGGCCAACATCTTCATCACCTCCGGCTCGCAGCAGGCGCTGGATTATCTGGGCAAACTGTTCCTGTCGCCCAATGACACCGCGCTGGTGACATGGCCGACCTATCTCGGCGCGCTGCAGGCGTTCAACGCCTATGAGCCGCGCTATGACCGGCTGCGCCCCGAGGGCGGCAACATGACGCCCGATGCCTATCGCGCGGCGGCAGCCGCGAATGGCGGCAAGGTCAAGTTCGCCTATCTGGTGCCCGACTTCGCCAACCCGACCGGCAACACGCTGGGCAAACAACAGCGCGAGGCGGTGCTCGATCTTGCCGGCGAACTCGACATCGCCGTCATCGAGGACGCCGCCTATCGGGCGCTGCGCTATGACGGCGAAGGCGTGCCGCCGATCCTGGCGCTCGACTGCGCGCGCTCCGGCGGCATCGACAAGGCGCGTACGCTCTATTGCGGCTCGTTCTCGAAGATCCTGTCGCCGGGCATGCGCGTCGGCTGGGTCTGCGCGCCGCGCCATGTGGTGGAAAAACTGGTGCTGATGAAGCAGGCGTCCGACCTGCACAGCCCGTCGATCAACCAGCTGGTGATGCATCGCGTCGCCGAATCCGTGTTCGACGGCCAGGTCGACAAGCTGATCGGCGCCTATCGCGAGCGCCGCGACGGCCTGCTTGGCGCGCTCGAAGCCAATATGCCTGAGGGCGTGACCTGGAGCCGCCCGGAAGGCGGCATGTTCGTCTGGGCGACGCTGCCGGAAGGGGCCGACGCCACCGAACTCCTGGCACGCTCGGTGAAAGAGGCGCGCGTCGCCTTCGTGCCCGGCAATGCTTTTTACGCCGACGGCACCGGACGCAACACGCTGCGGCTGTCCTTCACGCTGGCTGATCGGCGCGCGGTGAGCGAGGGGATTCCGAGGCTGGCTGCCCTGTTGAAGGGATAA
- a CDS encoding DUF922 domain-containing Zn-dependent protease, producing MAALVTLPVAAQAQWKPVEKVETYAISGQSGLELYRSIGENGPNVGITRAIAYTNFKLTWGVRDYKPRGKDCVLTAGNPKLIITYTLPSPSAPLPPAVQKNWEVFIAGVSAHEKVHGASMIKMVHDIEAATDGLTVADDPKCSKTRAEVVRRLDAISKARIQASRDFDRVEFGQGGNLQKLILALVNGG from the coding sequence ATGGCGGCACTGGTCACCTTGCCTGTGGCTGCCCAGGCGCAGTGGAAGCCGGTCGAGAAGGTCGAGACCTACGCCATTTCGGGTCAGTCCGGGCTGGAGCTCTACCGGTCGATCGGCGAGAACGGGCCGAATGTCGGCATTACCCGCGCCATCGCCTACACCAACTTCAAGCTGACCTGGGGGGTCAGGGACTACAAGCCTAGGGGCAAGGATTGCGTGCTAACGGCGGGGAATCCGAAACTGATCATCACCTACACCTTGCCAAGTCCTTCCGCGCCGCTGCCGCCGGCCGTCCAGAAGAACTGGGAGGTGTTCATCGCCGGCGTCAGCGCCCATGAGAAGGTGCATGGCGCCAGCATGATAAAAATGGTGCACGACATCGAAGCCGCGACAGACGGGCTGACCGTCGCCGACGATCCCAAATGCAGCAAGACCAGGGCCGAGGTGGTCCGTCGGCTCGACGCGATCTCGAAGGCGAGGATACAGGCCAGCCGCGATTTCGACCGCGTCGAGTTCGGCCAGGGGGGCAATCTGCAAAAACTCATTCTTGCCCTCGTGAATGGCGGCTGA